A region from the Hydra vulgaris chromosome 08, alternate assembly HydraT2T_AEP genome encodes:
- the LOC136083119 gene encoding uncharacterized protein LOC136083119 — translation MIFSVAQEQTLSTYLKSCSDMLYGLTPVQVRALAFEMAQANKIKYPLCCKEQKKAGRDWLTGFLKKNPKLSVRKPDATSIAKASAFNRYTIDIFFNKLREGISESKATSLKIFNLDETGFTTVQKTPRVIASKESKQVGQITSRERGELVTVCCIVSAAGVAIPPAIVFPRKIFRNSLMRGAPEGSIRLANQSGWLNAEIFIVVLKHFIKFARPTADHKVLLIIDNHESHHSLQSPKYAKENHVCMMTLPPHTSHKTQPLDRYAFGPMKTYFNAAANS, via the coding sequence ATGATTTTTTCTGTTGCACAAGAACAAACACTGAGCACTTATCTAAAGTCATGTTCTGATATGTTATATGGCCTTACACCAGTTCAAGTAAGAGCTCTAGCTTTTGAAATGGCtcaagcaaacaaaataaaatatcccTTGTGTTGCAAAGAGCAGAAAAAGGCTGGTCGAGACTGGTTAacaggatttttaaaaaaaaatccaaaactaTCTGTTAGAAAACCAGATGCAACTTCAATTGCAAAAGCATCGGCATTTAATAGGTATACTattgatattttctttaacaaattacgAGAAGGTATATCAGAGTCTAAAGCAACctcacttaaaatttttaatcttgatGAGACAGGTTTTACTACTGTGCAAAAAACTCCTCGTGTCATTGCATCAAAGGAATCGAAGCAAGTTGGGCAAATAACATCTAGAGAAAGAGGTGAATTAGTAACAGTGTGCTGCATTGTCTCCGCAGCTGGTGTAGCAATACCCCCTGCTATTGTTTTtccaagaaaaatatttagaaactcACTAATGAGAGGAGCACCAGAAGGTTCTATTCGATTAGCCAATCAATCTGGATGGTTGAATGCTGAAatatttatagttgttttaaaacattttattaagtttgcTCGCCCTACAGCCGAtcacaaagttttattgattataGATAATCATGAAAGCCACCATTCACTACAGTCACCTAAATATGCAAAAGAGAACCATGTTTGTATGATGACTTTGCCACCACATACTTCACATAAGACACAACCTTTAGATAGGTATGCTTTTGGTCcaatgaaaacatattttaatgcaGCTGCCAATAGCTGA